The following coding sequences lie in one Thermodesulforhabdaceae bacterium genomic window:
- the dtd gene encoding D-aminoacyl-tRNA deacylase — protein MRAVVQRVKKARVEVKGEVVGAIGEGLLVFLGVGKSDGDEDLSYIVDKLLHLRIFEDDQGKMNRSVLDIEGGILVVSQFTLFGDCRKGRRPSFADAAPPEQAEILYEECVKRLRALGINVATGKFREMMDVFILNDGPVTILLDSKKLF, from the coding sequence ATGAGAGCCGTTGTGCAGCGAGTTAAGAAAGCTCGAGTTGAAGTAAAGGGAGAAGTTGTGGGAGCTATCGGAGAGGGACTTCTTGTTTTCCTTGGAGTAGGTAAAAGCGACGGTGACGAAGACCTTTCATATATCGTCGATAAACTTTTACACCTTCGTATTTTTGAAGATGATCAGGGCAAAATGAATCGATCAGTGCTAGACATAGAAGGCGGAATTCTTGTTGTATCTCAATTCACTCTTTTCGGAGACTGCCGCAAAGGCAGACGCCCTTCCTTCGCTGATGCCGCCCCACCAGAACAAGCCGAAATTCTTTACGAGGAATGCGTAAAGCGGCTGAGGGCTTTAGGTATCAACGTTGCAACAGGTAAATTCAGAGAAATGATGGATGTGTTTATACTGAACGATGGACCTGTGACCATCTTACTTGACAGTAAAAAGCTGTTTTAG